Part of the Pirellulales bacterium genome is shown below.
AACTGCCGGGGCGAACTTCGGCATATTTGCAAGCCCCAAGGCGCAGATTCCGGTCGGAGCGTTGATCGGAAAGATCGGCAACGGCGAAGACTATTTCAAGATCGGCAGCCACCTCACATTCACGGCGGAAAAAACCGGTCAATTCCATTTGGCCATCGCGATGCGCCCAGAGCAGGCCGGCAGCGATTTTCCCGGCCAATACCGGGTGAAGGTTCACGTGCAGCGAAAGCAATAGTAAGCACGAAGTACGAAGTACGAACGGGAAACCCACTCCCCTTGGGAGAGGGCGGGGTGAGGGTTGAGCGTCCTTGGCAATTTCCCTCACCCCAGCCCTCTCCCATAGGGAGAGGGAGCGATGCGGCGGCGATTTGACCTGTTCTGAAATGCGACCTAGGCTTGCGAGGACGCTGTAATTGGCGTCCTCTTTCTTTTTTTTGATCGCACTTCGGGTGATTCGCATGATAACGCATTTGCTGGCCGTCGTGATTGCCGCGGGTTTGGCGGTTGGGAACTCCGATTCCCCATCGCCGCAGGAAGAGCAGCTTGAAAAGGCCGCTCGTGCCTATCGCATTCAGGTCTATGACACATTCCACCTCGACCGTGCCGAGTACGATCGGCGCCGGGCCGAATGGACGCGATTGGAGGCCGCTTGGCAAACCGCCGGCAAGCCGGATCGTGAATTGCCGGCGATCGTGAGTTGGTTAGCGACGGCGACGGCTCAATCGCAACCGGAGTCGATCGGTCCGCTGCCCGACGCGCCAATCGTCACCGCCGATCCCCAGACCCAGCCGAAGAACGCGAACGCGCGGCAGGTGGTCGTGCCCAAAAATAGTGACGACGCGCGGGCTGTCGGAGGATCTGAACCAAAACCAGAACAACCAACGAAGCCCAGCGCCGCGGAGAAAGCTCCTGTCGCGAATGTAGATCCCGCTACATCGGCGCCAATCGAACAACCAAGCTCGAACAACGCTGCAACGCCTGTCGGCGCGACCACCGCGGTCGAGCAACCCGCGCCGGATGAGAAGCCCGCGGAAAAGGAGACCGCCGCGCCCGAGTCGTCTGCCCCGACGCCGAGTCCGCCCACGACCGGCGACGGCGCCGATCAAGGGCGCCCCGCCACCACCGGTTGGCTGCATTCTCTCGGGGAAGAACTCGGGCAAGACCTGAACAGCCTGGGCGTGACGCTCGCCTGGAAGCGCGAGTCGAAATAAAGTGTACCCCTCACCTTCCGCGTGAGAGGTACACTATCGCAAATCGCCGCTCACAGGTAATTCAGCAGGGTCAGTTTCGAGATTTGGGCCGTCATCTGCAGCGTAGCGGTGAAGGAAGTCTGAAGCGCCGTCAGGTTCGTGATCGCGCTGGCCATATCGACATCGACCGTGTTCGACAGGCTCGATTGCAGGTTGTCCTGCTCCGTGGCCAAGGAAGTGCTCACCGTGTTTAGCGTTTGTTCTCGGGCACCGAGGTCGGCGCGTGTCAAATCGAGTTGACTCGACGCGCCGTCGAGCAGCCCGATCGCGCGATTGATCCCGTTCGTGTCGTTGTTTTCCAGCGCCGATTTGAGGCGGATCAGCGCGTTGAAGGCGCTATCCGTTTCCTGCGGGTTGACGTCGGCGCCGGCGATCGTTGTTGTTCCGCCGGACGCGGTCGCCGGATTGCTTTGCGTTTGACCGGCGGGGACTAATCCAAGGTCTTGGGCCGCGGTGCTGCCATTCTGCTCGATCACGGCCAATGGGGAAACCGTCGAAGGGTCGGTCGTGGTGAGGACGATGCCGTTGCCTGTCGATGCAAGCTGGGCAGTGACTTTGTTGGCCGCGACCTGATTGTTCGGGTCGTTGTTAATCAGGTTGATGACGTCTTGAATCGTCTTGGCGGAGCCAACCGTGACCTTGAGTTGGTATCCATCCGGGCGCTGGACGATGAAATCCGTGCCGCTCGTCGCCGTATGGATGCCGATGCCGTAATTCAATTGCGTCAATAATGTCGAACCGTTGAACGTGCGCACGCCGAGCTGGGCGGCCGTCGAGCCGCCGTTCTCGCCGATCGAAAAATCGGACCCCGAAAGCCGCGAGCGAATGTTAATGCCATTGCCCGACGAATTGATCTCCGCCGACAGCGAAGCGGGCGAGCCGTTGAGCGTGTTGAGCAAATCCTCGACGGTGTGATCGCCGCTGGTGTCGATCGTATAGGTCTGGCCGCCGTTGGCGATTTGCAGGCCTGAGCCGCTGTCGAAGTTCACTCCGCTGCCGCCGGCGGTCGTGGCGGTTGGGGTTGTGTCGAGCGTGCCGCTGCCATCGTTTTTGAGTTCGGCCGGGTCCAGAGCGGCTGTGAAGTCGGCCGAAAACGCGGCGTTGTTGTTGAGGGCATGCACCACGTCCTTAGCGGTGCTCAGGCCGCTGGCGATGTCGATCGTGATCGTTTTTCCGACCGCATCGTAGTTCACCTTTTCGGAGCCGACGGTGACCGTGTGATCGTCGATCAGGTGAACGGCAAAGCCGTTGTAGGCAGCGCCGTGGTTGTTAGCTTGGATGACGATGTCTTTATCGCTGCCGGATGAAATCAGGTTGGCCTGGGCTTGCGAACCGAGGATGTCCGATAGCGACGTGGTGAGTGTGAGCTGGGGATTGAGCGGCTTGCCAACGACCGCCGTGCCGACGTTGTTCGGGCTCAAGATGCCAAGTTGTGCGGCGGTGGTCGTGTTGCCGACTTCCGTGATCGTTAGATTGCCCCCGCCGGCGGCGTCGAGCGAGACATTCAGCCCGGTGGATGTGATATCGACGCGGA
Proteins encoded:
- the flgL gene encoding flagellar hook-associated protein FlgL; protein product: MTAIAPIPATRVSDLLTTQRLNAQLQADEIGLQQLESQVSTGQRLTLPSDDPTAAAQAINLNRLIQQKTQIKNNLDTNQSYLTETDTALGNVANLLSNARSTALSVAGTVADSSQRQTAAQVVASAIQQLTDIGNQSFNGRYLFAGSQAGTSPFQTDGSYVKYVGNAEQLTSLSDISQLFQTNVSGADAFGALSTGVSGAANLTPNVTADTRLSDLDGGQGVNKGSITISDGAHSSVVDLSNAVTLGDVANLIESHPPLGRTLRVDITSTGLNVSLDAAGGGNLTITEVGNTTTAAQLGILSPNNVGTAVVGKPLNPQLTLTTSLSDILGSQAQANLISSGSDKDIVIQANNHGAAYNGFAVHLIDDHTVTVGSEKVNYDAVGKTITIDIASGLSTAKDVVHALNNNAAFSADFTAALDPAELKNDGSGTLDTTPTATTAGGSGVNFDSGSGLQIANGGQTYTIDTSGDHTVEDLLNTLNGSPASLSAEINSSGNGINIRSRLSGSDFSIGENGGSTAAQLGVRTFNGSTLLTQLNYGIGIHTATSGTDFIVQRPDGYQLKVTVGSAKTIQDVINLINNDPNNQVAANKVTAQLASTGNGIVLTTTDPSTVSPLAVIEQNGSTAAQDLGLVPAGQTQSNPATASGGTTTIAGADVNPQETDSAFNALIRLKSALENNDTNGINRAIGLLDGASSQLDLTRADLGAREQTLNTVSTSLATEQDNLQSSLSNTVDVDMASAITNLTALQTSFTATLQMTAQISKLTLLNYL